CGCGGATCTCGGAGTACTACGTCGCCGGCCGGGCGGTGCCCCCCGTCTTCAACGGCATGGCCACCGGCGCGGACTGGATGAGCGCGGCCTCGTTCATCGGGATGGCGGGGACGATCTACGGCCTCGGTTACGACGGGCTGGCCTACATCATGGGCTGGACCGGCGGCTACGTCCTGCTGGCGGTGTTCCTCGGGCCGTATCTGCGCAAGTTCGGGCAGTACACGATCCCCGACTTCCTCGGCGCCCGCTACGGCGGGCACGAGACCCGGCTGATCGGCATCGCGGCGGCGATCGCCGCCTCGTTCACCTACCTGGTCGCGCAAATCACCGGCGCCGGCATCATCATGGGCCGCTTCCTCGGCACCGAGTTCACGACCGGCGTCGTCATCGGGCTGCTCGGCATCCTCGTCTGCTCGCTGCTCGGCGGGATGAAGGCCGTCACGTGGACGCAGGTGGCGCAGTATCTGATCCTGATCATCGCGTACCTCGCCCCCGTCACCGTGATGAGCTACAAGCACACCGGCGTGCCCGTCTCCGAGATCATGTACGGGCAGGTGCTGCAGAAGATCGACGCGCGGGAGAAGGAGCTCTTCGCGAGCCCGGCGGAGCAGGCGGTCCGCGATGCGTACCGCGCAGAGGGCGGGGCCGCGGCGGAGAAGGCGCCGACGCCGAAGCCCTACCTGCAGCCGTTCGCGCGCCTCGACCGGCGGAACGTGCTGGCGCTGACCTTCTGCCTGATGGTCGGCACGGCCGGCCTGCCGCACATCCTGATGCGCTACTACACGGTGCCCTCGGTCAAGGACGCGCGCTCGTCGGTGGGCTGGTCGCTCTTCTTCATCTTCCTGCTCTACTTCACCGCGCCGGCCTATGCGGCGTTCGCGCGCTGGGAGGTGCTCAGCTCGGTCGTCGGGACGAAGATCGCCGAGCTGCCCGCGTGGATGACCCACTGGGCCAAGGTCGGCCTGGTCTCCTGGAGGGACGTGAACCTCGACGGCATCCTGCAGTTCGCCGAGCTGACGATCGGGCCCGACGCGATCGTGCTCGCGACGCCCGAGATCGCCGGCCTGCCGTACGTCATCTCCGGCCTGGTCGCGGCGGGCGGCCTGGCGGCGGCGCTCTCGACGGCCGACGGGCTGCTGCTGACCATCTCGAACGCGCTCTCGCACGACCTGTACTACAAGATGATCGACCCGGGCGCGTCGATCCTCAAGCGGCTGACGATCTCCCGCGTCCTGCTCGTGGTCTCCGCGGCGGTGGCGGCGTGGGTCGCGACCTTCAAGCTGACGATCATCGTCGAGCTCGTTGCGTGGGCCTTCTCGATCGCGGCCGCCTCGTTCTTCCCGGCGCTGGTGATGGGGGTCTGGGACAAGCGGGCGAACAAGGCCGGGGCCGTCGCGGGCATGCTCGCCGGCTTCGGGGCGACGCTCTTCTACATGGTCGGCAGCCGCTTCTTCGGGCTCGACTGGCTCGGGATCAAGACGGTCGCCTCGGGCGTCTTCGGCATCCCGCTCGGCTTTCTCACCATCTTCGTCATCTCGCGCCTGACCGCGCCGCCGAGCCAGGAGCTGCAGGAGTTCGTCGAGAGCGTCCGCTACCCGCGCGGCTCCGCCGGCGCCCGCGCGGAGTGAGAGAGACGGGGCGACGGCGGGGCTGGCGGCGCCCGGCGTCCCGGCGATGATCGTCGAGGAGATCGCCGAGTTCCTCGGGCAGGTCCCCGCCTTCCGCCTCCTGGGCCCGGACGAGCTGCGCGAGCTGGCCGGGCGCATCCAGGTTGAGTTCTCGCCCGCCGGCACCGCGCTCCTGACGGCGGGGGGCCCCCCCAGCGCCTTCCTGCGGATCGTCGCCTCCGGGGGCGTCAAGGTCAGCGTTGCCGCCGGCGAGGCCGGCGAGGTCGACATCGACTACCGCTCGAAGGGCGCGGCGATCGGCTACCTCTCGCTCTTCTCCGGCGAGCGCTCGCGGGTCAACGTCACCGCCGCCGAGGACACCGTCTGCTACCTGATCCCCTGGGAGCCGTTCCACGCCCTGTTGGAGCGGCGGCCGGACGTGCGCGAGTTCTTCACGAAGAGCTTCATCGCCACGTACCTCGACAAGGCCTTCGGCGACCTGCGGGCCTCCTGCCTCGGCCTGCGCAACGGGGAGCAGCTGCTCTTCTCGACGCCGGTGCGCGAGCTCGTGCGCCGCCGGCCGGTGAGCGCCCCCGTGGGGATCTCGATCCGCGAGGCCGCGCGGGTCATGGCGCGCCACCGCGTCAGCTCGCTGGTGCTGACGGGGCGCGGGGGAGAGCCGCTCGCCATCCTCACGGACCGCGATCTGCGCGAGCGCGTCGCCGCCGAAGGAAGGGACGCGGCGGCGCCGGTCGCCGGCATCATGACCCCCATCCGGCTCGCGGCGAAGCCCGACGACACCTGCTTCGACGCCCTGCTGACGATGCTCCGCAACAACGTGCACCACCTGCCGGTCCTCGAGGGGGGACGCTTCGTCGGCATGGTCACCAACCACGACCTGATGCTCCTCCAGGGGAACTCGCCGATCTCGCTCGTGCGCGAGATCGAGCACCAGCGGGACATCGACGGCCTCGCCGCCGCCGCGCGGCAGGTGGACTGCATGATCGAGCTGCTGCTGCGCGAGGGGGCGAAGGCGGGCAACGTCAGCCGCGTCATCACCGAGATCAACGACCGCCTCGTGCGCAAGGCGCTGCAGCTGGTGGAGCGCCCCCTGGGGCCGGCGCCGCTGCCGTGGTGCTGGATCGTCTTCGGCAGCGAGGGCAGGCGTGAGCAGACCTTCAAGACCGACCAGGACAACGGCATCATCTACGCGGACACCGAGGACCCGGAGCTGGAGGCGCGAGCACGCCGCTGGTTCGCCGCGTTCACGCCGGGGGCGCGCGACGCGCTCGCCCGCTGCGGCTTCCCGCCCTGCCCCGCCGGCTACACGGCGGCCACCCCCGAGTGGTGCCGGCCCCTGGGGGGCTGGAAGCACGTCTTCACGGAGTGGATCTCCACGCCGACGGCCGAGGCCGTGCTCCACTCGCTGATCTTCTTCGACTTCCGCCCGCTCGAGGACCCCGCGGGCCTCGCCGCGGAGCTGCGCGCGCACCTGACGGCCGCGATCGCGCGAACGCCGGCGTTCCTCGGCTTCCTTGCCGCCCAGATCGTGCGCAACCCCCCGCCGCTGGGTTTTCTGCAGCGGTTCGTCGTCGAGAAGGAAGGAGAACACAAGGACCGGCTGAACCTCAAGCTCAAGGCGATCGCCCCGATCGTGGACCTGGCGCGCCTGTTCGCGCTCGAGAAGGGCGTCCCCGAGACCGGGACGCTCGATCGACTGCGGGCGCTGCGGCGGACGCACACGATCGTCGGCAGCTACGGCGAGGAGCTCGAGCAGGCCTTCGAGTTCCTGATGTCGCTGCGCCTGCACCATCAGCTCGGCCAGGTCGCCGCCGGCCGGGAGCCGGACAATTTCGTCGACCCGGGGGACCTCAGCGCCCTGGAGCGCAAGACCGCGCGCGAGGCCTTCTCGCTCGTCTCGCGGCTGCAGAACCTCGTCATCGAGCGCTACCGGGCGTCGATCCTCTGACCTGCGGCGTGTGCCCCGCGATACGATAGGTAACACCGGCCAGCGCTTGATCCGGAATGCACAATCCGCCGACTGATCCGTCTCGCTAATTACACAATTTCATTAGGCAATTTTGGGTGGCCTCCAGCGCCCACCGCTGGCATGGCGCTTGCAACTTATC
The bacterium genome window above contains:
- a CDS encoding sodium:solute symporter family protein, with amino-acid sequence MARQRSSSFIDNLGRLYGMYTGVFVGFVIILGIAETMGMPKAWIGYLFLGVTIAVYAGIGVLSRTSRISEYYVAGRAVPPVFNGMATGADWMSAASFIGMAGTIYGLGYDGLAYIMGWTGGYVLLAVFLGPYLRKFGQYTIPDFLGARYGGHETRLIGIAAAIAASFTYLVAQITGAGIIMGRFLGTEFTTGVVIGLLGILVCSLLGGMKAVTWTQVAQYLILIIAYLAPVTVMSYKHTGVPVSEIMYGQVLQKIDAREKELFASPAEQAVRDAYRAEGGAAAEKAPTPKPYLQPFARLDRRNVLALTFCLMVGTAGLPHILMRYYTVPSVKDARSSVGWSLFFIFLLYFTAPAYAAFARWEVLSSVVGTKIAELPAWMTHWAKVGLVSWRDVNLDGILQFAELTIGPDAIVLATPEIAGLPYVISGLVAAGGLAAALSTADGLLLTISNALSHDLYYKMIDPGASILKRLTISRVLLVVSAAVAAWVATFKLTIIVELVAWAFSIAAASFFPALVMGVWDKRANKAGAVAGMLAGFGATLFYMVGSRFFGLDWLGIKTVASGVFGIPLGFLTIFVISRLTAPPSQELQEFVESVRYPRGSAGARAE
- a CDS encoding putative nucleotidyltransferase substrate binding domain-containing protein, which gives rise to MIVEEIAEFLGQVPAFRLLGPDELRELAGRIQVEFSPAGTALLTAGGPPSAFLRIVASGGVKVSVAAGEAGEVDIDYRSKGAAIGYLSLFSGERSRVNVTAAEDTVCYLIPWEPFHALLERRPDVREFFTKSFIATYLDKAFGDLRASCLGLRNGEQLLFSTPVRELVRRRPVSAPVGISIREAARVMARHRVSSLVLTGRGGEPLAILTDRDLRERVAAEGRDAAAPVAGIMTPIRLAAKPDDTCFDALLTMLRNNVHHLPVLEGGRFVGMVTNHDLMLLQGNSPISLVREIEHQRDIDGLAAAARQVDCMIELLLREGAKAGNVSRVITEINDRLVRKALQLVERPLGPAPLPWCWIVFGSEGRREQTFKTDQDNGIIYADTEDPELEARARRWFAAFTPGARDALARCGFPPCPAGYTAATPEWCRPLGGWKHVFTEWISTPTAEAVLHSLIFFDFRPLEDPAGLAAELRAHLTAAIARTPAFLGFLAAQIVRNPPPLGFLQRFVVEKEGEHKDRLNLKLKAIAPIVDLARLFALEKGVPETGTLDRLRALRRTHTIVGSYGEELEQAFEFLMSLRLHHQLGQVAAGREPDNFVDPGDLSALERKTAREAFSLVSRLQNLVIERYRASIL